DNA sequence from the Littorina saxatilis isolate snail1 linkage group LG9, US_GU_Lsax_2.0, whole genome shotgun sequence genome:
aaaacggtcatacacgtaaaattccactcgtgcaaaaaacacgagtgtacgtgggagtttcagcccacgaacgcagaagaagaagaagaagaagacgtcacattacattgacgtgacattatgacgtaagagggttagacgtcacgcgaaggaagtactgacagtctcggtcattattattttgagcgcgccgagactagttggcagtcgtgtccttgtaagtaggctacatgcagacagacagatctagatctagtgtctcgctttcttgcacagtttcacctatgctctttgtgtgtgtgtgtgtgtgtgtgtgcgtgtgtgtgtgtgtgtgtgtgtgtgtgtgtgtgtgtgcgtgcgtgcgtgcgtgcgtgcgtgcgtgcgtgcgtgcgtgcgtgcgtgtgtgtgtgtgtgtgtgtgacggagtgattgagtttgtgttactgtttgtcgatttcttacgtgagccttgatggcttcgcctcttgttaaactATATTTCGGAATCAAGTTAATAACACATGCACCTCGGGCAAAAGGAGAACCTGAACATTCATACCATCAGCTTAAATTTAGTGACAGCTCCGCGGACTGAGTGCTAGGGCTGGTGAATACTGTATGTCAGACAGGAGAAGTAACACGCAGTCTTACCCGAGGGCCAAAAGAGGAATCCCAGTCCGGTCCCGGTTTGACCCGGTCCCCTACTCTCAGTACTTTGGCCAGTACAAAAGTAAAAGCAGAACCAGAATATGCATAGTATCAGCTTCCTTTTAGTGACAACTCCGACTGAGTGACAGGGATGGTGAAAACTGTCAGACAAGAGAGGGACACGCAGTCTTACCTTAGGGCCATACCAAGAAGGCCAGTCCGGTCCCGGTTTGACCCGGTCCCCTACTCTCAGTACTTTGGCCAGCGCCGCCTTTCTGGGTTTGTCTGCAGTCCGTGGTGTTGTCGCTGATGTCGCTGTAGATGTTGCTGGTGATGGCTGTGTCGGCTGCTGCAAGGTTCTCTGTGTTGTGGCGGGCTTTGTCATCTGACCTGTAGACACATTTCAGTACTTGAAAAACGTTCAATTCATGTGTAAAGTCTGCATTCTATAAAATTTGTATTTCTCAATTATCTAACGTAACGGAATTATGATACGTGGTATGGTGTTGTTTATTAAAGAGGTATTGATTTTACGATGTATTTAAATGCATTATTTCAAGGCATGATCGAGAGACTAAGAACTGATCTCTCCTTGCATCTTTCGTGACGTGTCCCTGAATGACTGTGTCCCTCTACAAGCAATGTGTGACAGAATAACGTCtcgtcccagacacagacagacaactgaacagtgtgagacagaataacgcctcgtcccagacacagacagaaaactgaACAGTGTGagacagaataacgcctcgtcccagacacagacagacaactgaacagtgtgagacagaataacgcctcgtcccagacacagacagacaactgaacagtgtgagacagaataacgccttgtcacagacacagacagacaactgaacagtgtgagacagaataacgcctcgtcccagacacagacagacaactgaacagtgtgtgacagaataacgcctcgttccagacacagacagacaactgaacagcGTGAGATGACACCAACACACAGGTGTACCATGTATCATCTTTTATTGTCCTTCCTGTCCAACACTAACTTTAGGTTGATTACTCATCGGTATGTCAGCAACATGTTCGCCAACTCCCTATATAGGAACCTTCTACCTCTTGCTATTAATTGGATTCAATGTGAACACTTTTCAGATAGAAGGCCGAGAACAAGACAGAGAGTAAGATGGATGCTGAATCAGTCTCCCATGACCCTCTGTGTTCTGGAGACAAGAAACgacaacaaattaaacaaccAACATTTGTGGTCAGAAAAGATGTACAGATAATGTGACGTACCCAGAGAGGCAATGTCGGCCCTCAGTTGATCCAGTTTCTGGACGTTCAAGGTCAAGTCTTTGACCTCCATCTTGCGTGTCGTTCCGGTCTGTGATTCCAGGTCGTCGAGGCGTGACGTCAGACCTTTCATCATCCCCAGCAGAGACCCTCCAGACGCTGACTGCACCACATTTCCTACGCTGGCTGCGTTCAGTGCTAAGGCCGCCCGCCATTTCTCCAGCTCCGCCAGTGACGTCATGACGGCGTCTTCTTCAGCCTGGATCAGCGTGTTGACCTCCTGACGTCGCTTCTTCAAGCACTGCTCAAGGTCATCGAACATGTCATTGGCCTTTTTACGCATGGCCTTGAAAGTGTCCGTGACCTCTTGGATCTAAAACACAGGAACACTGATCACTCTGTGAAGTGGACTTCTAAATGTCGTTTTTAAAACGAATTTCGCACTGAAAAATCAATAAATCCTTATACACGTAGTTACGacaatttctttttttaacGTCCAGACAAATCATGTAAGCATGCAACAAGATATGCATTCACCATACCATCCATTTCCCCCCGATTTTTATCATCCATCGAGACCTAAAACGTCATGCGAATTCAGTCAGATAGGATTTAAGTCTGTTTGCTTTTTCGTCAAGATAAATCATTCAAGCGTGCATAATGCATTCACCTTACCATCCATTTCCCCCTGATTTGTATCATCCAACGAGACTCATAACGTCATGTAAATTCAGTCAGAAACGATTCAAATCTGCTTTCATGGTACAATTTAACAAATGAAGCACACGGATAGAAAGAAACATTGAGAGGAAAAAGTCTGATAACACAACAGCATTAACATGAAGAGTTTACACCAACCTCcgtcctcgcgccccctaattggcgtagaggcgcgtcccccgggtggaggatgggggagccttctctactaacttctgagagaaggtcgcatcactctcgatgccgtgaacctaattaggatctttttcttgtttcttctctatttctgcctccccaaagtccttttactttccttttctcacccataaaattcttcactttttacccttgttaagtggttcttgtatagaatatagtcaatgtttgtaaagattttaatcaagcagtatgtaagaaatgtttagtcctttgtactggaaacttgcattctcccagtaaggtcatatattgtactacgttgcaagcccctggagcaattttttgattagtgcttttgtgaacaagaaacacttaacaagtggctctatcccatctccccctttcccctatcccatctcccccctttccctcgtcgcgatataaccttcgtggttgaaaacgacgttaaacaccaaataaagaaagaaagaaccaacCTCCGTTGCCAATGCTGTCGCTCTGTCCCTCAGTCTCTGTGCCTGTTGTTCcagttctcttctcttctctgtcGCCACGTCTGGGATGGCCTTCACATCAGCACAGCTGCGGTGATTGGTCGAGTCGCACAGCATGCAAATGAGCTCCTGGTGGGTGGAGCAATACAGTTCAGCCGGCCTATCATCGTGCACGTTACATGTTGCACGGTTTATCTGAGCCAACCGCTGCGGGCTGAGTTTGtttaagtcttcaaagacgtgTTTCCTGGTTGAGGGTATGTTCTTGTGAGTCCTTATACAAGCTTTGCAGATTTTTGCGTCACATTGCAAGCAGAATGACGTGGCAGCTACGCTGTTGTCACAGATCATGCATACATGCTGACTGCTGAGCACTTTGTGACTGTCCACTAGAGCCATGGTGGCCAGGTCAGTGGGCAGGTCATTGACCAGAGTGTCAAGGTCACGCTGATCTCGGCTGGTGGAGGGCAGGATGGGGGCCCTGCAGAGCGGACAGCCTCCCTTGACCCCTGCCTTCTGAAGCCACGACACCACGCACTTTTTGCACGCTAGGTGTGTACACGGCAGTATCTTTGGCTCTTTATAGCCGTCATGGCAGACAGGGCATTCTGGTAGCTCACGACTACTGGTAGTTGAAGCGGCTGCCATGATGAATtctgttaaaacacacacacacacacacacacacacacacacacacacac
Encoded proteins:
- the LOC138976488 gene encoding E3 ubiquitin-protein ligase TRIM33-like isoform X2 — protein: MAAASTTSSRELPECPVCHDGYKEPKILPCTHLACKKCVVSWLQKAGVKGGCPLCRAPILPSTSRDQRDLDTLVNDLPTDLATMALVDSHKVLSSQHVCMICDNSVAATSFCLQCDAKICKACIRTHKNIPSTRKHVFEDLNKLSPQRLAQINRATCNVHDDRPAELYCSTHQELICMLCDSTNHRSCADVKAIPDVATEKRRELEQQAQRLRDRATALATEIQEVTDTFKAMRKKANDMFDDLEQCLKKRRQEVNTLIQAEEDAVMTSLAELEKWRAALALNAASVGNVVQSASGGSLLGMMKGLTSRLDDLESQTGTTRKMEVKDLTLNVQKLDQLRADIASLGQMTKPATTQRTLQQPTQPSPATSTATSATTPRTADKPRKAALAKVLRVGDRVKPGPDWPSWYGPKDKKGTVTAIPSRLAPQQGVDPQGLVDVQWDGGDEDCYLMGRNGRYSLDLL